From the genome of Nitrospira sp. CR1.1:
CGATCAGCTCACGTGGCGTGTTGGTATCAGGATAGTAGGCAGGATGCGCAAAAAGGCTATCCAGCAAGGCCGCAGCGAGGTCCACGGCGCGAAGCATAATGAGCGCCACGTCTGTGGACGCCGGCGAGACGGTGAGCCGGCCGTGTCTCAGACCGAGGCGTACCCTTGGGGTAGGTTGAGGATCTGAACGAGGCGAGAACGCCGCTGGTGGACTTTTTCCGCATCCTGCTAGACTCGCCGTAGAAACGGGACTAGGCAGGCTTTGCCAACTTGCGCCAGACATCGGTCAATTGGCGCTGGACCGGTCCACGAATCTTCGTGATCGACAACCCAAACTCGTTGGGGCGGCACCACCGCACCGTGGCCGCATCAATGAGGATGGGATTGGCATTGTCGCCGGGGAAAATGCAGAGTTCGACTTCCGAGCCGACCAGCACTTCAACGGAGCTGATAATACGACAGCCGCCGGGAGAAAGATCGGTAAGGTCCCCGTCGCCGGCCAGCATCTTGCCCTTCATCGAGAAATGGCTGCGAAACTGGACGTGAACCCGCTCATGTTTGCGTTGGTTTTTCATCGGGAAGTGGCCTCCGTACCTGTCACCACGCCAGGCTTGTGCGCATCAGCAGTACGATAGGACAGAACCGGGCAAAAGACCAGCACTGCACACTTCTTCGCGAAAAGCCCCGGAACCTCACGATTTCCCGTCACACGCAACAAGCCGGTTCGTCAAGACCGAGCGGCTGAGGACGCATTTGTTGGTGCCGTGCGAGTTCGACCACATGATCGACGTGGCGGACTTGTCCAACAACTGTCAGAGCGATTCCGGTTTGGGCTCAAGAGAAGACCTGCCGACCGCATCCAACATATCCCGCCCCACGAGAATCGGCGCGTGAAAGTGAATCGCCAAGGCGATAGAGTCCGAGGACCGGCTGTCGAACACTTTTTCCTGCCCCTGAAACGCCACGGTCAAGCTCCCGTAATACGTGCCCGCCTTGAGTGTAATCACCGTCTTGACCACCCGACCGCCGAGTGATTCCAAAATCGTATGCATCAGATCGTGGGAGAGCGGACGAGGCAGCTTTTCACCGGTCAAGGCCGATTGAATGGAGGCCGCCACCGTATGGTCGACAAAGACGGGAATGGTTTTCCCGTCTGCCGAAAGCAACACCACCGGGCCGTGATCGGACAATCCCACCCGGACATGACTGATCGTGACCTGGGAGGGAGGGCCCGGTTCGTCGGCAGAGACAGGCACATCAGCAGCGGAGAATCCCGGCAGGAGGCAAAACAGCGGAAGGAGCAGCCAGCGCCGTGCCGTTGCGATCATAATACCCTCCTGTGTGTCCTCTGGAGGCCCGTTCATGAACGGCTATGACAACTGCGTCCGGGAATGTGCCGCGACCCGCAGAACGTCCACGCATCGTGAGATTGTCGCCTCTCTGCTAGGCGCGCACGAACGAATTCGTCTCTCGCTCCCGGCCGATCTCCGTGTCGGCTCCATGTCCGGTCACGACGGCCGTGTCCTCATCGAGGGTGTAGAGCCGTTCCCGGATCGATGCCTCGATGGCGTCGAAATCGCCGCCCCATAGATCGGTGCGGCCGATGCCGCCGCGAAACAGGGTGTCTCCCGCCACCACCAATTTCGCGGCGGGGAAGTGAAAGCACATGGAGCCCGGTGTATGTCCCGGCGTGTGTAAGGCAACGCCTTCCGTCTCCCCGATGGTCACTCGCTCCTCATCCTTCAGCCAATAGTCAGGCTGCGGCGCAGGCACATACGGGACGCCGAACATACGGCATTGCGTCTCCAGGATGTTCCAGAGCGGAAGGTCATCAGGATGCAGGCACAGCACCGCGCCGGTCGCCTGCTTCATCGCTCCGGACGCGAGGAAGTGATCGAAGTGCGCATGAGTGTGGAGAATACGTACGACCGTCAACCCCATGGAGCGCACTTCCTGCAGAATGCGCTCGGGCGCGCCGCCCGGATCAACCACAATGGCCTGTTTGGTGATCGGGTCTCCGATGATCGAGCAATTGCACCCGAGAGGTGGAACAGCAAAGGTCTTGCGAATCATGCGCACTCCTCAGCGAATCGAGCAAGGACCGGTACTACCCGCTAGCGGCGGCCTGACGGGTTTTGGTTCAGGCGCGACACCCAGAGCACTTCTGTGTCGTGCAGGGTCCAGACTTTTTGCCGCCGCACGAACCACAGCAAAAAACCCGCGCCGGTCCCATCTGGACGCGGGTTGGCGATATACAGCAGGGCCTGATCAGCACGCAAGGTGAGGCCCACACGCGAAAACGCCAGGTGGTCGATGATGTCCGGGGCGCCGCCTTCGTGCTCAACCAACCAGGCAGCGGGAATCACCGGCACGAAAGTCTCGGCATCCCCCTCTCCCTCGCCTGACACAAACCGGTACCGCACCCCGAAACCAAACCGCCTATCGAGTCGGGAGGGTCGCTGATTCTTCACCACGAAATCCCGAATAAGCTCCTGCGGCAACCGGCCGTCAAAGTATTCCCGCTCGGCAAACCAGGCGAGCGTCGGCAGCTGCGGCTCTTCCGGATGGAGATGCGTCGCCGTCATCCGTTCGATCATGACCAACTTCGTTCGGGACGTCAGAAACTTTTCCTCGACCGCGAGGTCGTAGAAGGGATAGTCCTCGGCGGGTACGGGCTCGGTCAATTCGGACAGGACTGCGATCGGGACCGCCTCCGTGGCCGGTGGGAACAACGCCAGACCTATGATCAAGACCACCTCGTGCCAGTACCGCATGGCACAGAATAGCTGCTCCATGCCCCATGGTCAAACCGGCGCGAATGTGATTGAAGATGGACAAGGGGGGCCAAACTCTGATACTAGTCTGACTGTCTTACCCAAACTATGATCAAGGCCTCCCAGCGATCGCTCGCCCCCCTGTTCAGTCTCGCGGTACTATCGTGGTGTGTCGGGTGCACCCCTGACGAATCTCCGTTTCGGCAGGAAAACGAAAACCTCCGCAAGCAACTGGCGAAACAGGAGTCGCTCCTGAATTCACTGCAGGACGGCAACAAAGTCATGCAGCAGCAGATCGATCTGCTCAATCAAGAATTGCGGGACGCCAAGAAACAGACTGAGCATGCCCAGACCGAGGCCAAGTCCTTACAAACAGAAGCCAAGACGCTAGGGGCCCGGCTCGACGCGCAACTCATCGAATCGAAAAAACTGTCCGGCGAAATTCAACGGACCGCCGCCAAAGCCGCCCAGGTTGCCGAGAGTATCCGCGTGGAAGAGAAGGGCTCGCAGGTCGAAGATCTCCCGCGCCCACTGCCCGTTGTCGGAAAAGCTGCCGAAGAAGCGTTGGCGCGCAATGGATACCGAGTGCGCGTCACCGTTAAAACAGATCAAAAAGCGGTCTTTGTCACCGAGCGAAAAATCTCCACGCCGACCTCGCTGGAAACCGCCGGCTCCCGTAATCAGTATGTGGTCTCCCTTCAAACCCTCTCCTCGAACGTCACCCGGTTGAGCGTGAAAGCTGAGTTTGAGCGGGTGGTCCAAGGCGGTCGCATCCTGGCGGTGGACGCGGAAGAAATCGCGGAGATCGAACGCCGGCTCATTGCCGAAATCGGGAAATCTGTCGCCGCCCCGCCGAGTAAATCGTAATGTTTGCTCGCGCGCCGTTATCGGGGAGGGGTTTCCTTCCGCACTATCTCAGTCTTGCGCTCCTGACCTTCTCGGCAATGTGGCTCAACCCGGCCTTCTCCATGGCTGCTCGCGCCCCGACCCCGCCGCCCACTGCGGAGCTGGCCAAACACCTGAGATCGATCGCCGAATTAGCGGCCGGCTCGCCGACCATTCCTATTCCCGAGGGGCCGTTTTTACTCGGCAGCATCCGCGTGGATGACGACCCCTACGGCATGGGCACGCAGTTCGATGATACGGAACTGCCGCAGCATCGCGTCTGGCTG
Proteins encoded in this window:
- a CDS encoding MBL fold metallo-hydrolase; amino-acid sequence: MIRKTFAVPPLGCNCSIIGDPITKQAIVVDPGGAPERILQEVRSMGLTVVRILHTHAHFDHFLASGAMKQATGAVLCLHPDDLPLWNILETQCRMFGVPYVPAPQPDYWLKDEERVTIGETEGVALHTPGHTPGSMCFHFPAAKLVVAGDTLFRGGIGRTDLWGGDFDAIEASIRERLYTLDEDTAVVTGHGADTEIGRERETNSFVRA